A section of the Salvelinus fontinalis isolate EN_2023a chromosome 33, ASM2944872v1, whole genome shotgun sequence genome encodes:
- the LOC129832143 gene encoding inner ear-specific collagen-like, with the protein MLPYHSALLAVMSLTVTSVSTKTTQRPKYQYTKKPMPYREQPQITMQPLTTIIPKTLKSVEKSDHMDPYPLATTETTTYPSDAYQDYYTETTGPPGVGHDNYTMDYNECYFNFCECCPPERGPRGPKGDRGLPGSPGEEGERGPRGFSGLAGSNGTMGTKGDRGVKGDLGYRGMAGTLGNPGKPGERGGFGFKGEKGDSGPPGVKGDQGEKGESQNGTKGERGEPGMEGPTGPPGLAGVQDQKGDKGDKGECGTFGERGLKGDRGDPGPPGIQGQVGLPGVDGMQGSPGVAGDQGDLGPPGAQGEPGVRGLPGPQGGRGMFGPKGDRGPPGMRGDRGPRGIRGAKGNGVIQKRSAFSVGLSPSKSFPPSGFPVRFDKVFYNRENHYNSSSNSFTCAYGGVYVFSYHITVRNKPLRAALVVNGVRKVRTRDSLYGQDIDQASSLVLLQLVVGDQVWLETLRDWNGVYASSEDDSTFSGFLLYADKP; encoded by the exons ATGCTCCCCTATCACTCGGCACTCTTGGCAGTGATGTCACTCACAGTGACCAGTGTATCGACGAAGACCACTCAGCGGCCAAAGTACCAATACACCAAGAAGCCTATGCCTTACCGCGAGCAGCCCCAGATTACCATGCAGCCCCTAACCACCATCATCCCTAAGACACTGAAATCAGTGGAGAAATCAGATCACATGGACCCCTACCCTCTGGCTACAACAGAGACCACAACCTACCCCAGCGATGCCTACCAGGATTACTATACTGAAACAACAGGGCCCCCTGGTGTTGGGCATGATAATTACACAATGGATTATAACGAGTGCTACTTCAATTTTTGTGAGTGCTGTCCACCAGAGAGGGGCCCTCGAGGGCCAAAAGGGGACAGAGGACTACCAG GTTCACCTGGAGAAGAGGGTGAGCGAGGACCCAGAGGCTTTTCTGGACTGGCTGGTTCAAATGGAACTATGGGGACAAAAGGAGACAGAG GAGTTAAAGGTGACCTAGGATACCGTGGAATGGCAGGAACTCTGGGCAACCCAGGGAAACCAGGAGAGAGAG GTGGATTTGGCTTCAAAGGTGAAAAAGGTGACAGCGGGCCCCCTGGTGTCAAAGGTGACCAGGGGGAGAAGGGTGAAAGCCAAAATGGGActaagggtgagagaggggaaccTGGAATGGAAGGCCCAACAGGACCCCCAGGGCTGGCTGGAGTACAAGACCAGAAGGGGGACAAGGGGGACAAAGGAGAGTGTGGGACATTTGGGGAGAGAGGACTGAAGGGCGATAGAGGGGACCCTGGGCCTCCAGGTATTCAGGGACAGGTGGGCCTTCCTGGGGTGGATGGCATGCAGGGCTCCCCTGGTGTGGCGGGCGACCAGGGGGATCTAGGACCCCCTGGGGCTCAAGGTGAGCCAGGGGTGCGAGGGCTGCCTGGAccccagggagggagggggatgttTGGGCCAAAGGGTGACAGAGGCCCCCCTGGGATGAGAGGGGACAGGGGCCCTCGGGGGATCAGAGGGGCGAAGGGTAACGGGGTGATTCAGAAACGCTCAGCTTTCAGTGTGGGCCTCTCTCCCAGCAAGTCCTTCCCTCCATCGGGCTTCCCCGTCCGCTTCGACAAGGTCTTCTACAATCGAGAGAACCACTACAACTCCTCCTCCAACAGCTTCACCTGTGCCTACGGGGGGGTCTACGTGTTCTCCTACCACATAACCGTGCGGAACAAGCCCCTGCGTGCCGCCCTGGTAGTCAATGGGGTGAGGAAGGTGCGGACGCGCGACTCTCTGTATGGCCAGGACATCGACCAGGCGTCCAGCCTGGTGCTGTTGCAGCTGGTGGTGGGGGACCAGGTATGGCTGGAGACACTGAGGGACTGGAATGGTGTCTACGCCAGTAGTGAGGACGACAGCACCTTCTCTGGATTTCTGCTCTACGCTGACAAGCCCTGA